In Rhodospirillum rubrum ATCC 11170, a genomic segment contains:
- a CDS encoding adenylosuccinate synthetase encodes MVGCCTVVAGGQWGDEAKGKISAYLSLTDGIDVAARAGLGPGAGHTVVSAGTTLKLRQLPAAVVRPQTTLLLGAGVMVNPAVFLAEVADLGAGRRVGLDPRASIIDEAHRRTDREDPHLTTTIGSTGSGHGPCLADRALRRGRLAGEVAALAPYLADVAELLNQALDDGRKVLIEGTNGFLLSVLYGTYPHTVGKDSTAATIAADVGLGPTRINRVVLAFKAFPTRVGGGPFPTELPRAEIEARGFLEQGTVTGRPRRVGTFDFAAAGRAARINAPTDIALTFLDRIDPECRGRPFDRLSRAARAFIDQVEDACRAPVTLIGTGPDTFDILDRRGER; translated from the coding sequence ATGGTGGGGTGCTGCACCGTGGTGGCCGGCGGCCAGTGGGGGGACGAGGCCAAGGGCAAGATTTCCGCCTATCTCAGCCTGACCGACGGCATCGACGTGGCGGCGCGCGCCGGTCTGGGGCCCGGGGCCGGCCATACGGTGGTTTCGGCCGGAACCACCTTGAAATTGCGCCAGCTTCCCGCCGCCGTCGTCCGCCCGCAAACCACCTTGCTGTTGGGGGCCGGGGTGATGGTCAATCCGGCGGTTTTCCTGGCCGAGGTCGCCGATCTGGGGGCGGGGCGACGGGTTGGACTCGATCCCCGGGCCAGCATCATCGACGAGGCCCATCGCCGGACCGACCGCGAGGATCCCCATCTGACCACCACCATCGGGTCGACCGGCAGCGGCCATGGCCCCTGTCTGGCCGATCGCGCCCTACGCCGGGGGCGGCTGGCCGGCGAGGTGGCCGCTCTCGCCCCCTATCTGGCCGATGTCGCCGAACTGCTCAATCAGGCCCTTGATGACGGGCGCAAGGTGCTGATCGAAGGCACCAACGGTTTTTTGCTGTCGGTGCTTTACGGCACCTATCCGCATACGGTGGGCAAGGATTCGACGGCGGCGACCATCGCCGCCGATGTCGGCCTGGGGCCAACCCGCATCAATAGGGTGGTTCTGGCCTTCAAGGCCTTTCCCACCCGGGTCGGCGGCGGACCCTTTCCCACCGAATTGCCCCGCGCCGAGATCGAGGCGCGCGGCTTCCTTGAACAGGGCACGGTGACCGGCCGGCCGCGCCGGGTTGGCACCTTCGATTTCGCCGCCGCGGGGCGCGCCGCCCGCATCAACGCCCCGACCGATATCGCCCTGACCTTCCTTGATCGCATCGATCCCGAGTGTCGCGGCCGGCCGTTTGATCGCCTGAGCCGCGCCGCCCGCGCCTTCATCGACCAGGTCGAAGACGCCTGCCGCGCCCCGGTGACGCTGATCGGCACCGGTCCCGATACCTTCGATATCCTGGACCGGCGGGGCGAACGGTGA